A portion of the Nitratidesulfovibrio termitidis HI1 genome contains these proteins:
- a CDS encoding heavy metal translocating P-type ATPase → MDYRIAHELPGRLRLRCAPGSFSQDRAYDLVARIVAVDGVAEAHATVTTGSVLVCYARPAARGEVLAVVGTFVAGGAPRRTPGRKAEAAEHHAGARGASDSGGRADRADRAEAQPDARSGAKPGAGGGKGAGRGAGKAAAPSATDSGPTVGPARRARGPMGAHLPPGAPGMAGLRGMGGMAPHTMMPDAAALSATASGAAGLNGLAMAGAAPGAGGLVRYLILRPFLPRIVRMVSAFFRALPFLLKGGRSLVSGRLNVDVLDAAALGISLARGDFRSVGLITALFAVGEFLEEWTRKKSRESLAESLAVDVDTVWVKRGEAEVQVPLSALVDDDLVVVRAGSSIPVDGVVAEGEAMVNQTSMTGEPLAVARRAGASVYAGTVVEEGRLDIRPTGVGSATRINQIVGFIERSEALKANVQGKAERLADAIVPYSFLLAGGVWAVTRDVARAASVLLVDYSCAIRLATPLAILTGMREGARHGVLIKGGRFIEGLAGADTVVFDKTGTLTEARPRVAEVISLNGHGRDDVLRLAACLEEHFPHPVARAVVRKAEQEALDHQEEHAEVEYVVAHGIASRLRGKRVLVGSRHFVHEDEGVPLDEFLPVVNEWAAKGYSILHLAIGGKLAGILCIEDPLRTEAAAVVRGLREQGVKRVIMLTGDGPVTAAAVANAVGVDEWRAQVLPADKADIVRQLQAEGGKVVMVGDGINDSPALSAADVGVSLRDGADLAREVADVVLSGNDLAELLVARHLAKATLRRIHVNFGSIMGLNSAFMALGLVGRAQPGMLALLHNLTTVGVALNAMRPMLGNGAAEGRRGAERTPGVMALPVGVAERAGAGPAAGAVAAVVSPAARVAAGVAGAGSVVKAALKATVQGAAKAVGSMAGKGKAADTARAGGAAGVTGESDTGTQGKAPAKGAAKAGKSVKTGKSGTTAGAAKPARSKAAAATAEVKTTPERTGKGGAKGGKAPAAVKTAASVRSPETGSPEPKAAKSRTRATGKAGPKTGGSGTA, encoded by the coding sequence ATGGACTATCGCATAGCACACGAACTGCCGGGGCGCCTGCGCCTGCGCTGCGCCCCCGGTTCGTTTTCCCAGGACAGGGCGTATGACCTTGTGGCCCGCATCGTGGCCGTTGACGGCGTTGCGGAAGCGCACGCCACCGTCACCACCGGCAGCGTGCTGGTATGCTACGCCCGCCCCGCCGCGCGAGGCGAGGTGCTGGCCGTGGTGGGCACCTTTGTGGCCGGGGGCGCGCCGCGCCGTACGCCGGGCAGAAAGGCGGAAGCCGCCGAACACCACGCCGGAGCGCGAGGGGCATCCGATAGCGGCGGCAGGGCCGACAGGGCCGACAGGGCCGAGGCCCAGCCTGATGCCAGATCCGGCGCCAAACCCGGAGCCGGGGGCGGCAAGGGGGCAGGCAGGGGGGCAGGCAAGGCTGCCGCTCCGTCCGCGACCGACAGCGGTCCCACCGTCGGACCTGCCCGTCGGGCACGCGGCCCCATGGGTGCGCACCTGCCGCCGGGGGCTCCCGGCATGGCCGGTTTGCGCGGAATGGGTGGCATGGCCCCTCACACCATGATGCCGGATGCTGCCGCCCTGTCGGCAACTGCATCGGGCGCAGCCGGGTTGAACGGGCTTGCCATGGCCGGCGCCGCACCCGGCGCGGGCGGTCTGGTCCGCTACCTGATCCTGCGTCCCTTCCTGCCGCGCATCGTGCGCATGGTTTCCGCCTTCTTCCGTGCGCTTCCCTTCCTGCTCAAGGGTGGGCGGTCGCTGGTCTCCGGTCGTCTCAACGTGGACGTGCTGGACGCTGCTGCGCTGGGCATTTCGCTGGCGCGGGGCGACTTCCGCTCCGTGGGGCTGATCACCGCGCTGTTCGCCGTGGGCGAGTTCCTGGAGGAATGGACCCGCAAGAAGTCGCGCGAAAGCTTGGCCGAAAGCCTGGCCGTGGACGTGGACACCGTGTGGGTGAAGCGTGGCGAGGCAGAGGTGCAGGTACCTCTTTCCGCCCTGGTGGACGACGACCTGGTCGTGGTCCGGGCCGGTTCGTCCATCCCCGTGGACGGTGTGGTGGCCGAGGGCGAGGCCATGGTCAACCAGACCTCCATGACCGGCGAACCGCTGGCCGTGGCCCGGCGTGCCGGGGCTTCCGTCTATGCGGGCACGGTGGTGGAGGAAGGCAGGCTGGACATCCGGCCCACCGGCGTGGGGTCCGCAACGCGCATCAACCAGATCGTGGGCTTCATCGAACGGTCGGAAGCCCTGAAGGCCAACGTGCAGGGCAAGGCGGAGCGCCTGGCCGACGCCATCGTGCCGTACAGCTTCCTGCTGGCGGGCGGGGTGTGGGCTGTCACCCGCGACGTGGCACGCGCCGCGTCGGTGCTGCTGGTGGATTACTCGTGCGCCATCCGCCTAGCCACGCCGTTGGCCATCCTGACCGGCATGCGCGAAGGCGCGCGCCACGGCGTGCTCATCAAGGGGGGCCGGTTCATCGAAGGGCTGGCCGGGGCCGACACCGTGGTCTTCGACAAGACGGGCACCCTTACCGAGGCGCGGCCCCGCGTGGCCGAGGTCATTTCGTTGAACGGGCATGGCCGCGACGACGTGCTGCGCCTGGCCGCCTGCCTGGAAGAGCATTTTCCCCATCCCGTGGCCCGCGCCGTGGTGCGCAAGGCCGAGCAGGAAGCGCTGGACCACCAGGAAGAACACGCAGAGGTCGAATACGTGGTGGCCCACGGCATTGCCTCGCGCCTGCGCGGCAAGCGCGTGCTGGTGGGCAGCCGCCACTTCGTCCACGAGGACGAGGGCGTGCCCCTGGACGAATTTTTGCCCGTGGTCAACGAATGGGCGGCCAAGGGCTACTCCATCCTGCACCTGGCCATCGGCGGCAAGTTGGCGGGCATCCTGTGCATAGAGGACCCGTTGCGGACCGAGGCTGCAGCTGTGGTGCGCGGCCTGCGCGAGCAGGGCGTGAAGCGCGTCATCATGCTGACCGGCGACGGGCCGGTGACGGCGGCGGCGGTGGCTAACGCCGTGGGCGTGGACGAATGGCGCGCCCAGGTGTTGCCCGCCGACAAGGCCGACATCGTGCGGCAGTTGCAGGCCGAGGGCGGCAAGGTGGTCATGGTGGGCGACGGCATCAACGATTCGCCCGCCCTGTCCGCCGCCGACGTGGGCGTTTCCCTGCGCGACGGGGCCGACCTTGCCCGCGAAGTGGCCGATGTGGTGCTTTCCGGCAACGACCTTGCGGAGCTGCTGGTGGCCCGGCACCTGGCAAAGGCAACCCTGCGCCGCATCCACGTCAACTTCGGGTCCATCATGGGGCTGAACTCGGCCTTCATGGCCCTTGGCCTGGTGGGCCGGGCGCAGCCCGGCATGCTGGCCCTGCTGCACAACCTGACCACCGTGGGCGTGGCCCTGAACGCCATGCGGCCCATGCTGGGCAATGGCGCGGCGGAAGGACGGCGCGGTGCGGAGCGCACGCCGGGCGTGATGGCGCTGCCCGTTGGCGTGGCCGAAAGGGCAGGCGCTGGCCCGGCTGCCGGGGCGGTCGCTGCCGTGGTTTCGCCCGCCGCACGGGTTGCGGCAGGAGTTGCGGGAGCGGGCTCCGTCGTCAAGGCTGCGCTGAAGGCTACCGTGCAGGGCGCTGCCAAGGCGGTGGGTTCCATGGCCGGCAAGGGCAAGGCGGCTGACACGGCTCGTGCGGGTGGCGCGGCTGGTGTGACTGGCGAGTCTGACACCGGGACGCAGGGCAAGGCCCCTGCAAAGGGGGCGGCCAAGGCTGGCAAATCGGTCAAGACCGGCAAGTCGGGCACGACCGCCGGAGCGGCGAAGCCCGCGCGGTCCAAAGCCGCCGCAGCAACGGCGGAGGTGAAGACCACGCCGGAACGAACCGGCAAGGGTGGCGCAAAGGGCGGCAAGGCTCCGGCGGCGGTCAAAACCGCCGCGTCAGTCAGGTCCCCGGAAACCGGGTCCCCGGAACCCAAGGCGGCCAAAAGCAGGACCAGGGCCACCGGCAAGGCTGGCCCCAAGACTGGCGGCTCCGGCACGGCATAA
- a CDS encoding Ada metal-binding domain-containing protein: MRATPSLFRYGPYPLAVRAAAAVLLTLLLALPPTLVLTVAVLSAQSIPAAQAAQNAAYHGNVQSHIFHRLGCTYYACKACTAVFATRKAALDAGFRPCKVCKP; this comes from the coding sequence ATGCGCGCTACCCCGTCACTCTTCCGTTACGGCCCGTACCCGCTCGCGGTCCGCGCCGCAGCGGCGGTCCTGCTTACCCTGCTGCTGGCGCTGCCCCCAACGCTGGTTCTGACGGTGGCCGTCCTTTCCGCACAGTCCATACCAGCCGCACAGGCCGCGCAGAATGCCGCCTACCATGGCAACGTGCAGTCGCACATCTTTCACCGCCTGGGCTGCACCTACTACGCGTGCAAGGCCTGCACGGCGGTGTTCGCCACGCGGAAAGCAGCCCTGGACGCGGGTTTTCGCCCCTGCAAGGTGTGCAAGCCGTAG
- a CDS encoding homoserine dehydrogenase has protein sequence MPQKPLRPLTIGMAGFGTVGSGLARVLDENRQWITERTGREMVIKTILVRDLAKPRAWPVPQGATLTADPAVLTDDPEIDVLVELMGGIKAPHAIIQRALEAGKHVVTANKALLAEDGYDLYRLAEQKNVGLHHEASVAGGIPIVQTLKESLAGNRIGSLVGILNGTANYILSEMTSNGLDFATALAQAQELGYAEADPTLDIEGHDTAHKLVLLIRLAYGMDYPYAELPVQGIAGIDRMDIEFARELGFRIKLLAQVREVNGRLEAGVFPTLVKHTFLIARVGGAYNAIRLEGNAVGPVFLHGLGAGSLPTASAVLADLMTVARGAAPHNTGFQRQVPPRADILPPADAESSYYVRAMVPDNPGVLRDLAGAMADHSISIAQAIQKGQHPQGVPLVFMTHAAKASAIQGAIAQVQAAGLLLAPPICYRVLQ, from the coding sequence ATGCCCCAGAAGCCGCTGCGTCCCCTGACCATAGGCATGGCAGGGTTCGGCACCGTGGGCAGCGGGCTTGCCCGCGTGCTGGACGAGAACCGCCAGTGGATCACCGAACGCACCGGGCGTGAAATGGTCATCAAGACCATTCTGGTGCGCGACCTGGCCAAGCCGCGCGCCTGGCCCGTGCCGCAGGGCGCAACCCTGACCGCCGACCCGGCAGTGCTCACCGACGACCCGGAAATCGACGTGCTGGTGGAACTGATGGGCGGCATCAAGGCCCCCCACGCCATCATCCAGCGCGCGCTGGAAGCGGGCAAGCACGTGGTCACCGCCAACAAGGCCCTGCTGGCCGAAGACGGCTACGACCTGTACCGCCTGGCCGAGCAGAAGAACGTGGGCCTGCACCACGAGGCCAGCGTGGCCGGGGGCATTCCCATCGTCCAGACGCTGAAGGAAAGCCTGGCGGGCAACCGCATCGGCTCGCTGGTCGGCATCCTGAACGGCACGGCCAACTACATCCTCTCCGAGATGACCAGCAACGGCCTGGACTTTGCCACCGCCCTCGCGCAGGCGCAGGAACTGGGCTACGCCGAGGCGGACCCCACGCTGGACATCGAAGGCCACGACACCGCCCACAAGCTGGTGCTGCTGATCCGCCTGGCCTACGGCATGGATTACCCCTACGCCGAACTGCCCGTGCAGGGCATTGCGGGCATCGACCGCATGGACATCGAGTTCGCGCGCGAACTGGGCTTTCGCATCAAGCTGCTGGCACAGGTACGCGAAGTGAACGGCAGGCTGGAAGCCGGGGTGTTCCCCACCCTGGTCAAGCACACCTTCCTCATCGCCCGGGTGGGCGGCGCATACAACGCCATCCGCCTGGAAGGCAACGCCGTGGGCCCCGTGTTCCTGCACGGGCTGGGCGCGGGCAGCCTGCCCACCGCCAGCGCCGTGCTGGCCGACCTGATGACCGTGGCGCGCGGCGCGGCCCCGCACAACACCGGCTTTCAGCGCCAGGTGCCGCCCCGCGCGGACATCCTGCCCCCGGCAGACGCCGAAAGCAGCTACTACGTGCGCGCCATGGTGCCGGACAACCCCGGCGTGCTGCGCGACCTGGCCGGGGCCATGGCCGACCACTCCATCAGCATCGCCCAGGCCATCCAGAAGGGGCAGCACCCCCAGGGCGTGCCGCTGGTGTTCATGACCCACGCCGCCAAGGCCAGCGCCATACAAGGCGCCATTGCCCAGGTGCAGGCGGCCGGGCTGCTACTTGCGCCGCCCATCTGCTACCGGGTGTTGCAGTAA
- a CDS encoding HMA2 domain-containing protein, with protein sequence MISSFIDGRVRIRCDALRNPEAAAAIEGTLRETPGVLSATANPRTGGLLVEYDPDAVTQEQLLEAAKMLEAFAAEEQKAPKKPCCCRRLTRAGAMRISKRGMAGSLAALVLFGLAGRERAHIVAGGLFLAFNAYHLYAYRKRIMA encoded by the coding sequence ATGATCAGCAGTTTCATCGACGGCAGGGTACGCATCCGGTGCGATGCACTGCGCAATCCGGAGGCGGCCGCCGCCATCGAAGGCACCCTGCGCGAGACGCCGGGTGTGCTTTCCGCCACGGCCAACCCGCGCACCGGCGGCCTGCTGGTGGAATACGACCCGGATGCCGTGACGCAGGAGCAGTTGCTGGAAGCGGCCAAGATGCTGGAAGCGTTTGCCGCAGAGGAACAGAAGGCCCCGAAGAAGCCGTGCTGCTGTCGCCGCCTGACCAGGGCCGGGGCCATGCGTATTTCCAAGCGGGGCATGGCCGGGTCGCTGGCGGCGCTGGTGCTGTTCGGGCTGGCCGGACGCGAGCGGGCGCACATCGTGGCGGGCGGGCTGTTCCTGGCCTTCAATGCCTACCATCTGTATGCGTACCGCAAGCGCATCATGGCCTAG
- a CDS encoding phosphoglycerate mutase, with the protein MHTPRIICILDGMADLPASDGQPTPLAAAHTPTLDRLAATGAAGLCQVIPTGAEAGSDAGIPALLGYDPLRHPAARGPLEALAAGLPLAPRDRAWRCNVVALDAHGRMADPAATLLPATEHTIARIVREAFPSPAYITAHGGGFRFTVVERDDASQAASLSSPVTSSPATPVSAARGIFAPAGPQDVIGQSPTDALRDLARHHPALHARITAVNAQLAGSTGPDAPHSLALWPWGCGHHPDLPPFSARYAAASSTLPRAPLTAAMVAAVPLARGLALAAGLAAPEIPGVTGGADTDLAAKAATALALLADHAVVFIHVEGPDMCAHARDARAKSALLSRIDAELVAPLRAARPDALLCVTCDHVTHCGDGRHHPDAVPFLLHGPGALPHPAARFDEAACAATDLRIPSGPALLDLILLADTDRGGT; encoded by the coding sequence ATGCACACGCCCCGCATCATCTGCATCCTCGACGGCATGGCCGACCTGCCCGCCAGCGACGGCCAGCCCACCCCACTGGCCGCCGCGCACACGCCCACCCTCGACCGCCTGGCCGCCACCGGCGCCGCCGGTCTCTGCCAGGTCATCCCCACCGGCGCGGAAGCCGGGTCCGATGCAGGCATCCCCGCCCTGCTCGGCTACGACCCGCTGCGCCACCCCGCCGCGCGCGGCCCCCTTGAAGCCCTGGCCGCCGGTCTGCCCCTTGCCCCCCGCGACAGGGCATGGCGCTGCAACGTGGTGGCGCTGGACGCCCATGGCCGCATGGCCGACCCCGCCGCCACGCTGCTCCCCGCCACGGAACACACCATTGCCCGCATCGTGCGCGAGGCCTTCCCGTCCCCGGCTTACATTACGGCCCACGGCGGCGGGTTTCGCTTCACGGTGGTGGAACGGGACGACGCCAGCCAAGCCGCCTCTCTGTCCTCTCCCGTCACCTCCTCGCCCGCCACGCCCGTCTCCGCCGCGCGCGGCATCTTCGCCCCCGCCGGACCGCAGGACGTCATCGGGCAATCCCCCACCGACGCCCTGCGCGACCTCGCCCGACACCACCCTGCCCTGCACGCGCGCATCACGGCGGTCAACGCGCAGCTTGCCGGTAGCACCGGGCCAGATGCCCCCCACAGCCTCGCCCTGTGGCCGTGGGGGTGCGGTCACCACCCCGACCTGCCGCCGTTTTCCGCCCGGTACGCCGCCGCCTCTTCGACGCTCCCCCGCGCGCCCCTCACCGCCGCCATGGTGGCGGCAGTGCCCCTGGCCCGCGGGCTGGCCCTGGCCGCAGGGCTTGCCGCGCCCGAAATCCCCGGCGTCACCGGCGGCGCGGATACCGACCTTGCCGCCAAAGCCGCCACGGCCCTTGCCCTGCTGGCGGACCACGCGGTGGTCTTCATCCATGTGGAAGGCCCGGACATGTGCGCCCATGCCCGCGACGCCCGCGCCAAATCCGCCCTGCTGTCCCGCATCGACGCGGAACTTGTCGCGCCCCTGCGCGCGGCCCGGCCCGACGCCCTGCTTTGCGTCACCTGCGACCATGTGACCCACTGCGGCGATGGCCGCCACCACCCGGACGCCGTGCCCTTCCTGCTGCACGGACCGGGCGCCCTGCCGCATCCCGCCGCCCGCTTCGACGAGGCCGCCTGCGCGGCCACGGACCTGCGCATTCCCTCCGGCCCCGCCCTGCTGGACCTGATCCTGCTGGCCGACACGGACAGGGGGGGCACGTAG